In Populus alba chromosome 1, ASM523922v2, whole genome shotgun sequence, a single window of DNA contains:
- the LOC118039301 gene encoding signaling peptide TAXIMIN 2-like has translation MIVINLSCFGSLSLAKHQIYPCWRKGICPVLLIPEERRIKIDEKEKRRLYIMDDCRPLGFLIGLPFALIALVLSLIGAVVWVIGSVLSCLCPCCICCAGLANLAVSLVKLPVNVIRWFIDLIPC, from the exons ATGATTGTAATTAACCTTTCTTGCTTTGGATCCCTTTCTCTCGCCAAACACCAAATATATCCTTGTTGGCGAAAAGGGATTTGTCCTGTGTTGTTGATACCTGAAgaaagaaggataaaaatagacgaaaaagagaagagaagattaTATATTATGGATGATTGCAGGCCTTTAGGTTTCTTGATTGGATTGCCCTTTGCTCTTATTGCTTTGGTTTTGTCTCTCATCGGAGCTGTTGTTTGGGTTATCGG TTCTGTGCTGAGTTGCCTCTGCCCTTGTTGCATTTGCTGTGCTGGACTCGCAAATCTTGCAGTGAGCCTGGTGAAGTTGCCTGTGAATGTCATTCGATGGTTTATTGATCTGATTCCTTGTTGA
- the LOC118039298 gene encoding uncharacterized protein isoform X1: MEDQKTDCSSIISDMGAKGLVCHYRFEEGSSQFVFLDIDKETGGASINNSLSFSTSTYLHFISSSNGLLLLSSFGESQLNYHVFNPLTRQSVALPPHGITRQVIRSGLAFDGKQYQVVLVHAFKDENNGLVPLPDDIELEIFSSETGAWRNHQPFSLSLNVEVPVYWSWQSTMTYRRCLWESEGRVHYTYTDFDGVHTWNLLKENEHDVYSQNNVYDSEKFRWALVYTIDHKELAKEDLDILYIGNQWEPHNISPFAYVEDSETMYLQLPGIVVAYSTKNRVLQKVCRYKFPDIDFNCCFFFPFIHSNEGHQKNASKSLQVGEVVDLPIEKEVNSLSF, encoded by the exons ATGGAGGATCAGAAGACAGATTGTTCCAGCATTATTTCTGATATGGGCGCAAAGGGTCTCGTTTGCCATTATCGATTTGAAGAAGGTTCGTCTCAGTTTGTTTTTCTAGACATTGACAAAGAAACAGGAGGCGCCAGTATCAACAACTCCCTTAGTTTCTCCACCAGCACTTATCTGCATTTTATCTCTTCATCTAATGGCTTGCTTTTATTGTCTAGTTTTGGGGAGAGTCAGCTCAACTATCATGTATTCAATCCCTTAACCAGGCAGTCTGTGGCTCTTCCACCGCATGGTATTACCAGGCAAGTCATCAGGTCAGGTCTCGCTTTTGATGGAAAACAGTATCAGGTTGTGCTTGTACATGCtttcaaagatgaaaataatGGCTTGGTCCCGCTTCCTGATGATATTGAACTGGAAATCTTCTCTTCCGAAACTGGGGCTTGGAGAAACCATCAACCCTTCAGTTTGTCTTTGAATGTTGAAGTACCTGTCT ATTGGTCCTGGCAATCAACAATGACTTACAGGCGATGCTTGTGGGAATCTGAGGGGAGAGTACACTACACTTACACTGATTTTGATGGGGTTCATACCTGGAATCTCCTCAAGGAAAATGAGCATGACGTCTACTCACAAAATAATGTCTATGACAGCGAAAAATTCAGGTGGGCATTAGTATATACTATCGATCATAAAGAGTTGGCAAAAGAGGATCTTGATATTCTCTATATTGGTAATCAGTGGGAGCCTCACAACATATCTCCTTTTGCTTATGTTGAAGATTCCGAGACCATGTATTTGCAGCTTCCAGGAATTGTTGTAGCATACAGTACCAAAAATCGAGTTCTGCAGAAAGTATGCAGGTACAAATTTCCAGACATCGATTTTAATTGctgttttttcttccccttcatCCACAGCAACGAGGGCCACCAGAAAAATGCAAGTAAATCACTACAAGTTGGAGAAGTAGTTGATTTACCTATAGAAAAAGAGGTGAATTCGCTTTCGTTTTAA
- the LOC118039298 gene encoding uncharacterized protein isoform X2 → MEDQKTDCSSIISDMGAKGLVCHYRFEEGSSQFVFLDIDKETGGASINNSLSFSTSTYLHFISSSNGLLLLSSFGESQLNYHVFNPLTRQSVALPPHGITRQVIRSGLAFDGKQYQVVLVHAFKDENNGLVPLPDDIELEIFSSETGAWRNHQPFSLSLNVEVPVCEFPQLNATTLFSNGAIHWEISGRLLVYHVKDDYCEVIELPNVFEDWSWQSTMTYRRCLWESEGRVHYTYTDFDGVHTWNLLKENEHDVYSQNNVYDSEKFRFRDHVFAASRNCCSIQYQKSSSAESMQVQISRHRF, encoded by the exons ATGGAGGATCAGAAGACAGATTGTTCCAGCATTATTTCTGATATGGGCGCAAAGGGTCTCGTTTGCCATTATCGATTTGAAGAAGGTTCGTCTCAGTTTGTTTTTCTAGACATTGACAAAGAAACAGGAGGCGCCAGTATCAACAACTCCCTTAGTTTCTCCACCAGCACTTATCTGCATTTTATCTCTTCATCTAATGGCTTGCTTTTATTGTCTAGTTTTGGGGAGAGTCAGCTCAACTATCATGTATTCAATCCCTTAACCAGGCAGTCTGTGGCTCTTCCACCGCATGGTATTACCAGGCAAGTCATCAGGTCAGGTCTCGCTTTTGATGGAAAACAGTATCAGGTTGTGCTTGTACATGCtttcaaagatgaaaataatGGCTTGGTCCCGCTTCCTGATGATATTGAACTGGAAATCTTCTCTTCCGAAACTGGGGCTTGGAGAAACCATCAACCCTTCAGTTTGTCTTTGAATGTTGAAGTACCTGTCTGTGAGTTTCCTCAGTTGAACGCAACCACACTTTTTTCCAATGGAGCTATTCACTGGGAAATAAGTGGACGGTTGCTTGTTTATCATGTTAAAGATGATTACTGTGAAGTAATTGAACTGCCAAATGTTTTTGAAGATTGGTCCTGGCAATCAACAATGACTTACAGGCGATGCTTGTGGGAATCTGAGGGGAGAGTACACTACACTTACACTGATTTTGATGGGGTTCATACCTGGAATCTCCTCAAGGAAAATGAGCATGACGTCTACTCACAAAATAATGTCTATGACAGCGAAAAATTCAG ATTCCGAGACCATGTATTTGCAGCTTCCAGGAATTGTTGTAGCATACAGTACCAAAAATCGAGTTCTGCAGAAAGTATGCAGGTACAAATTTCCAGACATCGATTTTAA